The Hymenobacter monticola genomic interval GCCTGACCCACCTCGGCAGCCGCGACCAGCTGCTGAGCAAAAACCCCGGCGCCAGCGCCATCCGCAGCTTCTCGAACGAACTGCTGGTGACGCCCCAAACGCCGCCCGCCTTCCTCATGCAGGCCGCAGACGACAGCACCGTGCCCGTGGCCAACAGCCTGGTGTACTACCAGGCGCTGCTCAAGCAAGGCGTGTACAGCGAGCTGCTGCTCTACCCCCACGGCGGCCACGGCTTCGGCCTCAACAACCCCGCCACGCCCGACAAATGGCTGGACGCGCTCAAGAACTGGCTGACGGCCGGCAGCTTCCTGTAGGCGCTTGCTCACCGGCCCTAGCCCGGCAGCCGGGCTAGGGTCCGGACAAATCAGGAGACCAACTTTATTGCTTGCTTCACTCCGCAGCGGCAAACGCCCGGCTCATGCGCTGCTGCTCTTCCCGGCTCAGCTGGTGCGTTTCGGCCTCCTGCGGCCAGGTGCGCACTGCCGCCAGCACTTCGGTAAGTAGCGCGGTGGCCTGGGCCGGCTTCAGCCGGAAATGCGGTGCTACGCTACAAGCCAGTTCCAGGTCAAGCTCGTTGCTGGTTTCCGAGATATTGAGCCGGAGGCCGTGTCCGTAAGGGATGGGGTTCAAATCATAAGCCGGGGCCAGCCGCCAGCCCTGGGGCGTGAGCAGAAAACCGTGGTTACGCAAGTGGTCGTCGGTGTTGGAAATGCAGATATTGAACACGATGCGTCGCCACAGCTCGGCCAGGTCGGGGCCTGTACTAGCTCCTTGGGTGATGAGCAATTCGGCCAGCTCCAGGTAGCTGGCTCCATCCTGGTAGCTGGTGCCGTCCTGGTAGCCGAGCAGCGTCATCGCCGAGGCAAAATGCAGCCGTTGTCCATCGGCAGACCGGTCAAATCGCCGGGATAAGTAGGTGTGGTGGCGACTATTGAATTGTTGGGCCCGACCGTCGGCCACGTGCATACCCGCTTTCACGGCCAGCCGATTCACCAGGGCCTCCCACGCCCCTACGTCATGCTCGTCGTGGCTACTGGGAAATTTGGCTATCCACAGGGCGTTGTGCTGGTCTACCACGCTGGCCTTGGGCCGCGCGCCGCCCAGCGAGGAGCCGGGGGCTACCAGCAAGGCCAGCCACTTAAGATAGTCCGGGTCAGAAGCGGCATCGGTTCGCTCCAATTGCAAGCTGGCGTGCTCCAACTCGCGCAGGGAAGTCCAGGGCGGGGCCGCCATTGCCCGGTTATCATTCAGAAAAGGCCCATCCGGCTGGGTTTTAAATCGCAGGCCGCCCATGCGGTGCCCGTCAAATACGCCTAGTAGATAGTCCGATTCCATCAGGGTGCGCTCGGAGCGGGCTTCCTGCCGGGCCAGCGCTGCTTCGCGTCGGCGCATCAGCAGGCGGCCCCAGCGGTCCGGCGCAGAGTCCAAGAACAAGCCAAAGTTGCTTTGGTCGTCCTTGGCCAGGTACTGCGGACCGCTGTAGAGTTGCAGGTCGGGGTCCAGCAGCTGCGCGTAGGGCGAGGCCAGCCAATCGCGGGAATACTCGAAGGAGAATATTTCCTTGCCCCGCCCTGGAGTGGCTGATAGCGTGCCCATCCACTGTGGCTCGGCCATTCCCTGCCAGTGCGCATAGACCAGCAATTGCGTGCGAACTGCATTTTTTGCCATGACTTGCTACGCTTCGTCGCGCTTAGGGGCCCGTTCTTTTACCAGCAGCCCGGCATCCTGTAGCTTGCGGCCGAGCACATCATCCTCTGCTAAATGAAGGATGGTTTTTTCCAGTCCAAGAGTAAGAAGAACCTGTAAGTAAGTCCCGATACTCACGCTAGGAGCACCTTTCTCGATGGCCAGCAAGGTCGTTCGGCTAATATCGGCTCGCTCCGCAATCTGGGCGGCGCTCAGTTTGCGGCGTAGGCGGGCCAGCCGAATATTCTCGCCGACCTCAACCAAGAGTTGCTGCAAGCGCGGTAGTAGCGGTTTGGCTTCACGTGGCATAATGTTCAATACTTTGGACAAAAATAAGCATTTTTGCCCAAAGTATTGAACATGTATTGATGAATGACACGGTTGTTGCAAGCTATGACAGTATGCCTGCTACTTATATTTTTCCAGCTGTGGCAGATGAGAAAATTATTCATAAAAGAAGCACTTCTCACACGTTGGCTTAAGCAGAGTGCTGTTTCACGCCCTCTCATTTCACCTACAACAATCCGGGATTTGGCTACGTGACGCTTTTTGGTGCAAGAGACCTTTGCCCCGAACAAAAAGCGAACCTATGAGCACCACTAGAAAAGTTATCCT includes:
- a CDS encoding type II toxin-antitoxin system HipA family toxin gives rise to the protein MAKNAVRTQLLVYAHWQGMAEPQWMGTLSATPGRGKEIFSFEYSRDWLASPYAQLLDPDLQLYSGPQYLAKDDQSNFGLFLDSAPDRWGRLLMRRREAALARQEARSERTLMESDYLLGVFDGHRMGGLRFKTQPDGPFLNDNRAMAAPPWTSLRELEHASLQLERTDAASDPDYLKWLALLVAPGSSLGGARPKASVVDQHNALWIAKFPSSHDEHDVGAWEALVNRLAVKAGMHVADGRAQQFNSRHHTYLSRRFDRSADGQRLHFASAMTLLGYQDGTSYQDGASYLELAELLITQGASTGPDLAELWRRIVFNICISNTDDHLRNHGFLLTPQGWRLAPAYDLNPIPYGHGLRLNISETSNELDLELACSVAPHFRLKPAQATALLTEVLAAVRTWPQEAETHQLSREEQQRMSRAFAAAE
- a CDS encoding helix-turn-helix transcriptional regulator; amino-acid sequence: MPREAKPLLPRLQQLLVEVGENIRLARLRRKLSAAQIAERADISRTTLLAIEKGAPSVSIGTYLQVLLTLGLEKTILHLAEDDVLGRKLQDAGLLVKERAPKRDEA